Genomic window (Manduca sexta isolate Smith_Timp_Sample1 chromosome 26, JHU_Msex_v1.0, whole genome shotgun sequence):
CAacaaaaaatgacaataaaaaccatatttttgcgaatatctttttattgttttaatagaaTGCTCAAGCTATTGTGAGCTTTGTTAGCGTTTCAGAtgagaatatattatgaattatttcttgatggattaaaaattatttctacCTAATGtacctttccttccttccttcctttccttatTCTATGGAGTAGGCGCCATTTTTTCAAGCATGAACGATACTTCTGGTCGGTAACGTTCCTCTCTTGCAGTGTAATTGGATTTCAAATTGATTATTGAAAGTTTGCGAGCAATTACCTCGCCTCGTAATGCTCGTAGTGTGGATGCGCGACGACGGGCCGGCGCGTGGAGAGCATCACGGCGGCCAGGATCGGCATCGAACCCGCGAACGCGCCCGTCATCGTCGTCTCGCGCGATATCCACTGCATCAGCTCCTCTTGCGGCAAGTCGCTGAATTCACctgatatgtttatattttttcgagaatataataactaaaattaaccTGGCCATGACCAGGGgaaccaacccgcactaggccagcgtggtgaactaaggcctgatccctctcagtagtagaggaggctcgtgcccaacagtgggatagtatataatacagggctgatgatgatgatgtccaGGGGAAAAGGGTAGgtgaaaccaaaaaataaagcAGAACAGGGTGTTGACCCTGGTGGTGGAATCGAGtgcaaaatatgaaattaacataattgtatTCCTAGTTAAAAACAGATGTACTAAAAATTATAGGTGGTAGTCTTGTCGGCTTTTATAATAAAGGCGATTAAAGACTTGTGTAGATTGTCAAATTACTTAATACTCATGAAGAAAATCTCATGTAGAAAAAATCTAGTGATCCAAATAAATGGAGACTACTCACCGATATGCGCCAATTCTTCACTGACGTTGTTAACCAGGGTGAAGGCCAGGGGAATGAAACACAACACCCAGAATAATGGCAAGTACTTCATGTAATTCTTCGGCAAGCTGTGgacaaacatatttatatgatttaataCTTGAAGTAATTTATGAGGCCTTGCTGTCTTGTGTTTActtcttaaaaatattccatcatctcagccacaacATATTCATTGTTGAACATAAGCCCCATAAATATCCATTCCTACTTCCTGTaatcttttttttcatatgtgTCCAGCATAGTGACGCCCttgcacccgatggtaagtggtgtgggtttccaatagaatgttataTGACAAGAGACGATTGCTCCTCGCCagttaacataattatgccggcatgttggagCCGGGTATACCAGGCtgttccggaacgcgacacacttacgtggaccattatGGCGGATTGTGATATCTATCAGGTCCTCGGTATGCTTCATGTCtcttttttatgttacaaatggTTTGACTTAGTTATAATAACCAGCCGTTTACTAGATATGTAgtgtggtatttaaaataactcaCTTACAGATAATAATTGTGGTTCATGAGCAGCGAGCTGACGATGCACATCTGCGGCACGAGCAGCAGCTTCAGCCGCATGACCAGCGCCGCCAGCAGCGCGTACGCCACCAGCTGCGCCACGTTGAACACCACCGCCGGGTCCACCTTCACGCAACGTGCCAGCACCACAACGGAACCCAACTCCTCACTGTTACACTTCTCATCTTTCCTGTCAGAGTTCTCTATACCACTATCACTGTCTTCGATATTGCTGTCCTTTTCTGGCTTATTCATCTCTTTCGTCCAATCGTTGTACGCGTTCCGCAACACATAGTTACACACGTTGGCTATCGCGAACACGGTCGTGGGAATTAGCAGCGACTTACACAATTTAAACACTGTCTTCAAAGGCATAAAGTCGAAAACCGCAGAGCAAGTGTACAGCATCGTATGGAAGTTTTTGAAGTTCGTGAATTTGGAATACAAAATTTCCCAAACGTGGGCGTCTTCTTTGAGTTCTAAGAAGTCGCAGATCAGCTGCTTGAGGTACACTGACGCGAGGAGAATGATGCTGAGCCTTAGGAGTATCAACCAGGCCTCGACCACGAGGTCCCAGTTGGTCTTCACTTTGATCCTCAGGGAACTGAAGAAGAGGCAGTACGCCGACACAACCAGGAACAGGGAGCTGTAGAGGGAGGACTTCAGCATATCGTTTCCCTGCAGGAGCAGTATCGCCATGTGAAGCCCTCCGAAGTGCGAGTGGAGGAAGATGCAGAGGGATTTGAGGTCGATGATCCGCAGTTGCTCCATGACGAGGAAAATTGCCGTTTGCGTGAAGAATATGAACTGCGTGAACTGCCAAAATAGAAGGCAGAGGCAGTTCACGAAGGAGATCGCGGCCTGtggaaaaagaaaaattctGCTATTATGatctttaatatataattattattgatttagaaTTAACACCGTCGCACaccacatttaataataataatatcagccctgtattatatacttgcccactgctgagcacgggcctcctctactactgagagggattaggccttagtctaccacgctgggctagtgcggattggtagacttcacacaccctcgaaattcctatagagaacttctcagatgtgcaggtttcctcacgatattttccttcactattaaagctaacgataaattcacaaagaatacacacatgatttttagaaaagtcagaggtgtgtgcccttggaattggaacctgcggacattcgtcttggcagtccgttccacacccaactaggctatcgccgcttataccaATTTATTTGAGTTCAATTCAAAGTGAAACACACTTATCGACATTAACGttaggtttttttaaatgtgcacGCCAATGGGACTCCTCTGTATCTGATTGTatatggagtggggtccaatagaatgtcgactgatgagacatgattacccctcggcagtcgacacaataggggaccgacctttgcttgattttgtacattattctatatgtaatggttaataataccaaaaagaagcactcctgcgaaaactgcataaatattggttaaaaaatgagcgagtaattcatatttaaaatattgtaatgtgcagaagtgggcgcgatgtggggatatcgcttcatctctttcttttgcacgcgtcgtaattcccgatgatgtcacatgtgggtatttcgtctcttttctgtttcttgttaattacccattccaccgaaattcaaagacttataacttgctgatttttttttaccgtttttcaataattctttctgtgttataatttatattatgtaaatatttaataatagtaaaaaacaaaaatgagtccggtaccctattatgccggcctgttgcaacaggatatacacaaggtgatcccggaacgcgacacacttacggaggcactatggcgggtttttatacattatgcacggtggtcgctatcttgacagatataaaatatattctaccaccaacaAAGGCTCCGTTTTAGTGGGACGCAGTATTCGTGTCTCCCTGCACATGCTACTAGAAATTTGAGTATATAATGCATACTTACCATCAAAAGTGGCGGAATCAATCTCTGAGGCAGctttcaaaacaatgtatacagTTAAACATGAGTGTTAAAACATAGTTGTTCAACATACAGTATGACTATAATATACCCTGCTTATATTAGTAAAGCATAGCAAGGCATATGcattgcggggccctttagggccggtgcctgcctaggtctcaatgccaccggatcttggacctaggcacataggcaaaggaacaccgtaggttcttagtcggtaaaagtctgacacgccctcccgcccatcacaaggcgggagatagtcaactgacgatttacctacgtaaaaaaaggCATATGCATGGCTGCTATTGCAGCAAGGAGCTGAATGAAGGTGCCCATATTTGATACAATAGGTATAATTGtcttatatttcttaatatattttctccttTGTAccgtacagtcagtcacaaaagtagctaaacaagtTAAAAACTTAAATTGCCCACTTCTGTCTCTGTATTAACaatcattttgttaattaaaattaacttcagagtgcttactttattttaggtaaGAAAAAGTGAATATTaccattgaaaatgtttttaagtattttgaagTTTGAAATTGGTTAAGCTAGTTTTACAGCTGACTGTACATGATATACCACATTATATGATATGATTGtaccaaaaacaatttattttttaaatcagtaacatgtcaaatcaaaatacaattaatatcaaATCTCAATTACTAGGCactaggttaggttaggttaggttagaatcACCTGCAGCTGGAAGGTGGTGCCGCGGCGCGTGTCCCGCAGCTGCGCGCTGACGAGCCACGCCTGCAGCAGCAGCAGCGGCCCGGCGAGGTTCTCGCGCTCGTTCGGCGCCCACATCACGCGCGTGCACTCGCCGTGGTTCGCGAAGTACTGCGCCACCGCCAGCAGACCGCCCAGGATGCTGTCACTACACACCAAAGGATTTATAACAGTCACCTGGCTccgaataggccggcataattgtgggaACTGGTAAAGGTCAATCATATAAGAACAGATATAACACTTTACCAACATTAACACATGCAAAACTAATCTTAACTATAGAAATATGTAGACTTTCCTTATAAACTAGAAGTGACACAGGAGAAGCAGAAATATAAGTCTTTTCTCTGACTCAGAAGACTTCATTTTGCTCAACAAAGCACAAATACCTTAGCGCAGTGGCGTGCAAGAACAAAGCAGCGACAGTCAATCCCGCCAGCCACCATATAGTCTCCAGATAGAAGAACACGGGCTGGCCGATGCCGACGCAGCTTTCCACTGGCGCGAGTCCCTCGCCTCGGCTCACCATGTGGCACTCGCGGTACGCAGACGTGTTCAACCACGGCTCGAGATACCGGTACATGGCGCCTATCATCACCTGGAATCATCAGTTAAAGTGTTCCAGAATACAGAATATGAATTAGATGGCAATTAGGCTTATTGTAGTCTTTGTTTTGTAGCCAAATGTT
Coding sequences:
- the LOC115452209 gene encoding probable C-mannosyltransferase DPY19L1 — its product is MEGKIKVIDKKEFPRKKFLLFMTITVLAFKLGYIHYKYVSHLFENDRNFSYLSELEREMSFRTEMGFYYSYFKTVVEEKQFLASITKIMYDGLVEFPKDVNAFNRFNIHPEVMIGAMYRYLEPWLNTSAYRECHMVSRGEGLAPVESCVGIGQPVFFYLETIWWLAGLTVAALFLHATALSDSILGGLLAVAQYFANHGECTRVMWAPNERENLAGPLLLLQAWLVSAQLRDTRRGTTFQLQAAISFVNCLCLLFWQFTQFIFFTQTAIFLVMEQLRIIDLKSLCIFLHSHFGGLHMAILLLQGNDMLKSSLYSSLFLVVSAYCLFFSSLRIKVKTNWDLVVEAWLILLRLSIILLASVYLKQLICDFLELKEDAHVWEILYSKFTNFKNFHTMLYTCSAVFDFMPLKTVFKLCKSLLIPTTVFAIANVCNYVLRNAYNDWTKEMNKPEKDSNIEDSDSGIENSDRKDEKCNSEELGSVVVLARCVKVDPAVVFNVAQLVAYALLAALVMRLKLLLVPQMCIVSSLLMNHNYYLLPKNYMKYLPLFWVLCFIPLAFTLVNNVSEELAHIGEFSDLPQEELMQWISRETTMTGAFAGSMPILAAVMLSTRRPVVAHPHYEHYEARQRAYSVYKVYGKFTPFELYQELNKMRVTYLIIENKYCYGKSTKGCSFEEIWDAEFPALSQRPLVCRTLLTTPVDHFYPVFRNEHYAVFNVHDYSVRYMPRSFDT